In one window of Helianthus annuus cultivar XRQ/B chromosome 17, HanXRQr2.0-SUNRISE, whole genome shotgun sequence DNA:
- the LOC110939554 gene encoding F-box only protein 6: MFRHLIDQVQHLVDLHGFPPPPPPIPTVPPSPTTTVLAPPLYLHDYRWCFGNLENSVFENNCENVIMKVTKSKKTKKKQKQKQTENSGSNESLNEEIWRHFPEELYENVIARLPIATIFRFRSVCQNWNSLLTSNTFTRQCARFIPPQPWFYIMTHEKANAGAMYDPVSTKWYYLFIPKMPTERIISPVASAGGLLCFHGNGGRSFFVCNPLTNTFKKLPDRLSSIWSIVAVEMILNKKSNTGGYQIMLVASNGEYEVYDSVINKWTLVESLPDCIKLPLSSKLRFNTVAANGLIYFLRSDPYGIVSFDMESKVWKQYLVPPPPLSRDLALVECGGRIMLVGLVTKSAASSVSVWELQKMTLLWKEVDRMPNVMSLEFYGKHVSLCCLGNSGLVMLSLVSGTMNRLITYDILKKEWLKVPDCAMGIAIGTAFHPSLTAIA; encoded by the exons ATGTTCAGGCACCTTATTGATCAAGTTCAACACCTTGTAGATCTCCATGgctttcctcctcctcctccgcctaTTCCCACCGTTCCGCCGTCGCCGACGACGACGGTGCTAGCACCGCCGCTGTACCTTCATGACTAcag ATGGTGTTTTGGGAATCTTGAAAACAGCGTTTTTGAAAACAATTGTGAGAATGTTATAATGAAGGTCACGAAATCAAAGAAAACTAAAAAGAAGCAAAAGCAAAAACAAACCGAAAACTCTGGTTCAAACGAGTCTTTAAACGAAGAAATCTGGAGACACTTCCCAGAAGAGTTATATGAGAACGTAATTGCAAGACTTCCAATAGCCACAATCTTCCGTTTCAGATCCGTTTGCCAAAACTGGAACTCGTTGCTGACTTCCAACACTTTCACACGTCAATGTGCTCGCTTTATACCACCACAACCATGGTTTTACATCATGACCCATGAGAAAGCCAACGCAGGAGCCATGTATGATCCCGTTTCCACAAAATGGTACTACCTTTTTATTCCTAAAATGCCCACAGAACGTATAATTTCTCCTGTGGCTTCGGCTGGTGGTCTGCTTTGTTTTCATGGTAATGGAGGTAGAAGCTTCTTTGTATGTAATCCTCTTACCAACACGTTCAAAAAGTTACCCGACAGATTGTCTAGTATTTGGTCAATCGTAgctgttgaaatgattttgaacaaaaaGTCAAATACCGGAGGTTATCAAATCATGTTGGTAGCATCTAACGGTGAGTATGAAGTTTATGATTCTGTTATAAACAAGTGGACACTCGTAGAAAGCCTGCCTGATTGTATCAAACTGCCGCTTTCATCGAAGCTTCGCTTCAATACCGTGGCGGCAAACGGGTTGATATACTTTTTACGGTCAGACCCTTACGGGATTGTGTCGTTTGACATGGAGTCTAAGGTTTGGAAGCAGTATCTGGTCCCGCCACCACCATTGTCGAGGGACCTTGCGTTGGTGGAATGTGGCGGGAGGATTATGCTGGTCGGGCTGGTGACAAAGAGCGCCGCCAGTAGTGTTTCTGTATGGGAGCTTCAGAAGATGACTCTCTTATGGAAGGAGGTTGACAGAATGCCAAATGTAATGAGTTTAGAGTTTTATGGGAAACATGTTAGTCTGTGCTGTTTGGGTAACAGCGGATTGGTTATGTTATCCCTTGTATCTGGAACGATGAACCGGTTGATCACTTATGATATTTTAAAGAAGGAATGGTTGAAGGTTCCTGATTGTGCAATGGGGATTGCTATCGGTACTGCATTTCATCCATCGTTAACTGCAATAGCTTAA
- the LOC110939555 gene encoding probable stress-associated endoplasmic reticulum protein encodes MTTSRRLADKKVGKFDKNITRRGSVGQSSSTKKGNNYPVGPIMLGFFVFVVIGSSLVQIIRTATSGGMA; translated from the exons ATG ACAACATCAAGGCGTCTTGCGGATAAGAAGGTTGGGAAATTTGATAAGAACATCACGAGGCGTGGATCTGTGGGTCAATCATCATCCACAAAGAAGGGGAACAACTATCCTGTTGGGCCTATTATGCTTGGCTTCTTTGTGTTTGTTGTTATTGGATCAT CTCTGGTTCAGATCATCAGGACGGCTACAAGTGGTGGAATGGCTTGA